In the genome of Variibacter gotjawalensis, one region contains:
- a CDS encoding MBL fold metallo-hydrolase yields the protein MTFGRREFLKGSAALGGAALAGGFTCIEIADAAPIEVPTIDKLTMRVLVDSSHDQFLRPAEVQGVKHLPPGSGRGPDYRLTLHNQWGLSLFLDSVRGDDAKTIMLDFGYTPEALFNNIDLLKVDIKRIGALIVSHGHYDHFGGLAGFLNKYRSALPADLKLYAGGEDNFCHRFTGSANQLLDFGVLDRRDLVAHKVTTVLAENPTVVSGHAFTTGKIARRSVERVLPNTQVKFEIKDGLGCDASHYTAAELQGKVVPDEHIHEHATCFNIKDKGLVVISSCGHAGIVNSVLQAQEVSGIKKVHAIVGGFHLGPAPPDYLKSIVAEIRKLEPDVVIPMHCSGGNFVREVQAQMPGNVLPSTTGSQFTFGA from the coding sequence ATGACGTTCGGCCGACGCGAATTCCTCAAAGGTTCTGCCGCACTTGGCGGCGCCGCGTTAGCGGGTGGTTTTACGTGTATCGAGATCGCGGATGCTGCACCGATCGAGGTGCCGACAATCGACAAGCTGACGATGCGCGTGCTCGTCGATTCAAGTCACGATCAGTTTCTGCGTCCCGCCGAAGTGCAGGGCGTCAAGCATCTGCCGCCGGGTTCCGGCCGCGGCCCGGATTATCGCCTCACGCTGCACAATCAATGGGGTCTCTCGCTTTTCCTCGACTCCGTGCGCGGCGACGACGCGAAGACGATCATGCTCGATTTCGGCTACACGCCTGAAGCGCTGTTCAACAACATCGATCTCCTCAAAGTCGACATCAAGAGAATCGGCGCGCTCATCGTGAGCCACGGTCACTACGATCACTTCGGCGGCCTTGCCGGCTTCCTCAATAAGTATCGCAGCGCGCTGCCCGCGGACCTGAAGCTCTATGCGGGCGGCGAGGATAATTTCTGTCATCGCTTCACGGGGTCGGCCAATCAGCTGCTCGACTTCGGCGTGCTCGATCGCCGCGATCTCGTCGCGCACAAAGTGACGACGGTGCTCGCCGAGAATCCGACAGTCGTGTCGGGTCATGCCTTTACGACCGGCAAGATCGCGCGCCGTTCCGTCGAACGCGTGCTGCCGAACACGCAGGTGAAGTTCGAGATCAAGGACGGCCTCGGCTGCGATGCGAGCCACTACACGGCGGCCGAACTGCAAGGCAAAGTCGTGCCGGACGAGCACATCCACGAGCACGCGACGTGCTTCAATATCAAAGACAAGGGTCTCGTGGTGATCTCGTCCTGCGGTCATGCCGGCATCGTCAATTCGGTGCTGCAGGCGCAGGAAGTGTCCGGGATCAAGAAGGTGCACGCGATCGTCGGCGGATTCCATCTCGGCCCGGCTCCGCCGGATTACCTCAAGAGTATCGTTGCCGAGATCAGGAAGCTGGAACCGGACGTTGTCATCCCGATGCACTGCTCAGGCGGTAATTTCGTTCGTGAAGTGCAGGCGCAGATGCCGGGCAATGTGCTGCCCTCGACGACCGGCAGCCAGTTCACGTTCGGCGCGTGA
- a CDS encoding SCO family protein, translated as MDGPDKPGHDGIPILRVCLLGVVTALLWLTPAHAQDASTRTAAELMDAVMWGKEPIGGPFKLIDTEGRERTNDEFRGRLMLVYFGFTSCPDICPTDLQAMGLALDGLGEAAGGVQPIFVTLDPERDSREYLAEYVKMFHPKLIGLTGDKTAIAAAAAAYRVYHAKTQTGDGLGYTIDHSSFVYLMGRNGEYLGIFPPGTPPERMVAAIKSQLTAR; from the coding sequence GTGGATGGCCCGGACAAGCCGGGCCATGACGGGATTCCAATCTTACGCGTCTGCTTGCTTGGCGTTGTTACAGCGTTGCTCTGGCTGACGCCGGCCCACGCCCAAGACGCCTCCACCCGCACGGCGGCCGAACTCATGGACGCCGTGATGTGGGGCAAGGAGCCGATCGGCGGTCCGTTCAAACTCATCGACACCGAAGGGCGCGAGCGCACGAACGACGAATTCCGCGGGCGCCTGATGCTCGTCTATTTCGGCTTCACGTCATGCCCGGACATTTGCCCGACCGATCTGCAGGCCATGGGTCTCGCGCTCGACGGTCTCGGCGAAGCGGCGGGCGGCGTGCAGCCGATTTTCGTCACGCTCGATCCCGAGCGCGACAGCCGCGAATACCTCGCCGAATACGTCAAGATGTTCCACCCGAAGCTCATCGGGCTCACCGGCGATAAGACCGCGATTGCGGCCGCGGCGGCCGCGTATCGCGTCTATCACGCGAAGACGCAGACCGGAGATGGGCTCGGCTACACGATCGATCACTCGTCGTTCGTCTATCTGATGGGACGAAACGGCGAGTATCTCGGCATCTTCCCGCCCGGAACACCGCCGGAGCGCATGGTCGCGGCGATCAAGTCCCAACTGACGGCGCGCTAG
- a CDS encoding glucan ABC transporter ATP-binding protein/ permease, with amino-acid sequence MSLFRVYLRVLDMLGSDKRLGWFLALGNVLLAIAQFAEPVLFGRIVDALSKSQAGTTKLEWGGLTPLLAMWVGFGLFTIVCSTWVSLQADRLSHRRRQAVLTDYFEHVLQLPLAYHGQTHSGRLMKVMLQGTDSLWQLWIAFFREHFAAFIAVLVLMPLSLFINWRLGCLLIILCVIFAALTAMVVSKTHAMQTDVEGHYSALAERASDTLGNVALVQSYARIEQEVQDLRNLAGQLLSAQMPVLSWWAVVAVATRASTTLTILAIFVLGTWLYFQGLATVGEIVTFVNFAAMLILRLEQVVSFTNALFMSAPRLREFFDVFDYEPVRDRPDAVDPGRVRGLVEFKDVTFSYDGKRPAIDDVSFTVLPGDTIALVGSTGAGKSTAIALLHRVFDPQSGSVSIDGMDIRGIKLGALRKNIGVVFQEALVLNRSIADNLRVGKPDATDAQLRDAAARAQALDFIERNPEKFNATVGERGRSLSGGERQRLSIARALLKDPPILILDEATSALDAQTEVKIQAALDEVMKNRTTFVIAHRLATIRNAKRILVFERGRVVESGTFDELVAQEGIFAGLARAQFMVKPKGDQVAAAEEPVAVADEGGAPEKA; translated from the coding sequence ATGTCGTTGTTCCGAGTTTACCTGCGTGTGCTCGACATGCTGGGCAGCGACAAGCGGCTCGGCTGGTTCCTCGCGCTCGGCAACGTGTTGCTCGCGATCGCGCAATTCGCCGAACCCGTTCTGTTCGGCCGCATCGTCGATGCGTTGTCCAAATCCCAAGCCGGTACGACGAAGCTCGAGTGGGGCGGCCTGACGCCGCTGCTCGCGATGTGGGTCGGCTTCGGCCTCTTCACCATCGTCTGCTCGACCTGGGTTTCGCTGCAGGCAGATCGGTTGTCGCATCGCCGCCGCCAAGCGGTGCTGACGGACTATTTTGAGCACGTGCTGCAGTTGCCGCTCGCCTATCATGGCCAGACTCATTCGGGCCGCTTGATGAAGGTGATGCTGCAAGGCACCGATTCGCTTTGGCAGCTGTGGATCGCATTTTTCCGTGAGCATTTCGCCGCCTTCATCGCGGTGCTCGTGCTGATGCCCTTGTCGCTCTTCATCAACTGGCGGCTCGGCTGCTTGCTGATTATTCTTTGCGTCATCTTCGCTGCACTCACCGCGATGGTGGTGAGCAAGACGCATGCGATGCAGACCGACGTCGAAGGACATTACTCGGCTCTCGCCGAACGCGCGTCCGACACGCTCGGCAACGTCGCGCTGGTGCAGAGCTACGCGCGCATCGAGCAAGAGGTGCAGGACCTGCGCAATCTCGCCGGCCAGCTGCTCTCCGCGCAGATGCCAGTGCTGTCGTGGTGGGCGGTCGTCGCGGTGGCGACCAGAGCCTCGACCACGTTGACGATTCTCGCGATCTTCGTGCTCGGCACGTGGCTGTATTTCCAGGGCCTTGCGACGGTCGGCGAGATCGTCACCTTCGTCAACTTTGCCGCGATGCTGATCTTGCGCCTCGAACAGGTCGTCAGCTTCACCAACGCGCTGTTCATGAGCGCGCCGCGTCTGCGCGAGTTCTTCGATGTCTTCGACTACGAGCCGGTGCGCGACCGCCCGGACGCCGTCGATCCGGGCCGCGTGCGCGGCCTCGTCGAATTCAAGGACGTGACCTTCTCGTACGACGGCAAGCGCCCGGCGATCGACGATGTCAGCTTCACGGTGCTGCCCGGCGACACGATTGCGCTCGTCGGCTCGACGGGTGCCGGCAAGTCGACCGCGATCGCCTTGTTGCACCGCGTTTTCGATCCGCAATCCGGCTCGGTGTCGATCGACGGCATGGACATTCGCGGCATCAAGCTCGGCGCGCTGCGCAAGAATATCGGCGTCGTGTTCCAGGAAGCGCTCGTGCTCAATCGCTCGATCGCCGACAACTTGCGCGTCGGCAAACCGGACGCGACCGACGCGCAACTCCGAGATGCCGCGGCGCGTGCGCAGGCGCTCGACTTCATCGAGCGCAACCCCGAAAAATTCAACGCCACGGTGGGTGAGCGCGGCCGCTCGCTCTCGGGCGGCGAACGCCAGCGTCTCTCGATCGCGCGCGCGCTGTTGAAAGATCCGCCGATCCTCATCCTCGACGAAGCGACCAGCGCGCTCGACGCCCAGACCGAGGTCAAGATTCAAGCCGCGCTCGACGAGGTGATGAAAAATCGCACCACCTTCGTCATCGCGCACCGTTTGGCGACGATCCGTAACGCGAAGCGCATTCTCGTGTTCGAGCGAGGGCGCGTCGTCGAAAGCGGCACCTTCGACGAGCTGGTTGCGCAAGAGGGCATCTTCGCGGGACTGGCGCGCGCCCAATTCATGGTCAAGCCGAAGGGCGACCAGGTCGCGGCTGCCGAAGAGCCGGTTGCTGTGGCTGATGAAGGCGGTGCGCCCGAGAAAGCTTAA
- a CDS encoding L,D-transpeptidase, which produces MNRRTAVLGLLAAAAIPSTARAQFHRPVGNIPEPTIEEPPITMSPQLQSGPVEMPYQFRRQPVTYRTQEEPGTVIIDTSDRYLYVIQGNNRAMRYGIGVGRDGFTWQGILKVSRKAEWPDWTPPPEMIQRQPYLPRWMAGGPGNPMGARALYLGSTVYRIHGTNAPDTIGHAVSSGCFRLANPEIEDLYERVGVGTKVVVQQ; this is translated from the coding sequence ATGAATCGTCGGACTGCTGTGCTCGGCCTTTTGGCCGCGGCGGCCATCCCGTCAACCGCGCGCGCGCAATTTCACCGCCCGGTCGGCAATATTCCCGAGCCCACGATTGAAGAGCCGCCGATCACGATGAGCCCGCAGCTGCAATCGGGGCCGGTCGAAATGCCGTACCAGTTTCGCCGACAGCCGGTGACATATCGCACGCAGGAAGAGCCCGGCACCGTCATCATCGATACGTCGGATCGCTACCTCTACGTCATACAGGGCAACAACCGCGCGATGCGCTACGGCATCGGCGTCGGCCGCGATGGCTTCACCTGGCAGGGTATCTTGAAGGTCTCGCGCAAAGCGGAATGGCCGGATTGGACGCCGCCGCCCGAGATGATTCAGCGCCAGCCGTATCTGCCGCGCTGGATGGCCGGCGGTCCGGGCAACCCGATGGGCGCCCGCGCGCTTTATCTCGGCAGCACGGTCTACCGTATTCACGGCACCAACGCGCCCGACACGATCGGCCACGCGGTATCGTCCGGCTGCTTCCGTCTTGCCAATCCGGAGATCGAAGATCTCTACGAGCGCGTCGGCGTCGGCACTAAAGTCGTCGTCCAGCAGTAA
- a CDS encoding putative bifunctional diguanylate cyclase/phosphodiesterase, translating into MTRLQKTALAPIKRAALRAVEADATSARRQARNLIETNQRLDAALAQLNQGLCMFDAEQRIQVLSSRFLDIVRTTTDEFPPGTPLRKLHELGVLRGVIDPENAEEVYQKWLAAFAKGKTWQFDRALPDGQIVEYRVWPIENGAGICTIEDVTTRRQRDADYLTAVEELKISHQQFNNALDSMTDGLSMVDKDFRVLVINQRFEDLFGVQLEAVRGEDVRDVITRIVESGVFGSIKPRPFMRKIFKNAEKGLVSTFTLASGRTIRITHQRAAGGGWTAIYQDVTESTLAHKRVAHMATHDALTDLPNRKLFLNRLNAGLQRARRRQGALAILCLDLDDFKSVNDTLGHPTGDKLLQELAKRLRRVAGKRATVARLGGDEFAIIQTGHQPDDAIRLAERIAAAMAKPLDCDGQLLNACTSIGIAVAPTDAENANDLMKCADLALYRAKAEGRGCYALFEPAMNRKILERRTIENDLRRALGNQEFVLHYQPQVRLQDDQLIGAEALLRWNHPERGLIMPADFIPLAEETGLIVPIGEWVLREACRTAASWPPNVKIAVNISPAQFALRHGLMALVPKILEETGLMPFRLEFEITEALLLRDLDRAFAALHELRALGIRISLDDFGTGYSSLSYLRAFPFDRIKIDRSFIAGLGARDDSNAIVKSVVDLGRNLNIPTIGEGIETIDQYKLLRAFGCQAGQGNFISHPQPAESVFGEFTLRKDERRVA; encoded by the coding sequence ATGACGCGACTTCAAAAGACTGCCCTCGCGCCGATCAAGCGCGCAGCACTCCGTGCCGTTGAAGCGGACGCCACGTCCGCGCGTCGGCAAGCGCGCAATCTCATAGAGACAAACCAACGGTTGGATGCTGCGCTCGCGCAACTCAACCAAGGTCTCTGCATGTTCGATGCAGAGCAACGCATCCAAGTTCTTTCCTCGCGATTCCTCGACATCGTGCGCACGACGACTGACGAGTTTCCACCCGGCACGCCACTGCGCAAGCTACACGAACTGGGCGTCTTGCGCGGAGTTATCGATCCGGAGAATGCCGAAGAGGTCTATCAGAAATGGCTCGCGGCTTTTGCCAAAGGCAAAACCTGGCAGTTCGATCGTGCGCTGCCGGATGGGCAGATCGTCGAATATCGCGTGTGGCCGATCGAGAACGGCGCAGGGATCTGCACGATCGAAGACGTGACAACGCGCCGCCAGCGCGATGCCGATTACTTGACGGCGGTCGAAGAGCTCAAGATCAGCCATCAGCAATTCAACAATGCGCTCGATAGCATGACGGACGGCTTGTCGATGGTCGACAAGGATTTCCGTGTTCTCGTCATCAACCAACGCTTTGAGGATTTATTCGGCGTGCAGCTGGAGGCGGTGCGCGGGGAAGACGTTCGCGACGTCATCACGCGCATCGTCGAGTCGGGGGTCTTCGGATCGATCAAGCCGCGACCGTTTATGCGCAAGATTTTCAAGAATGCCGAGAAAGGGCTCGTCTCGACATTCACCCTGGCAAGCGGCCGCACCATCCGCATCACGCATCAACGCGCCGCCGGCGGCGGCTGGACCGCGATCTATCAGGACGTCACCGAGTCGACGCTTGCGCACAAGCGCGTTGCGCATATGGCAACGCACGACGCGCTGACGGATTTGCCGAACCGCAAGTTGTTCCTCAACCGCCTCAATGCCGGGCTTCAACGCGCGCGGCGGCGCCAAGGCGCTCTCGCGATCCTGTGTCTCGACCTCGACGACTTCAAATCCGTCAACGACACGCTCGGGCACCCGACGGGCGACAAACTGCTGCAGGAGCTTGCCAAGCGGCTGCGTCGCGTCGCCGGCAAACGCGCGACTGTCGCGCGGCTCGGCGGCGATGAGTTCGCCATCATTCAAACCGGTCATCAGCCGGACGATGCTATTCGGCTGGCTGAACGTATCGCTGCCGCGATGGCTAAACCGCTCGATTGCGACGGCCAGTTGCTCAATGCTTGTACGAGTATCGGCATTGCGGTCGCGCCGACCGATGCGGAAAACGCCAACGATCTCATGAAATGCGCCGACCTCGCGCTCTATCGCGCGAAGGCCGAAGGGCGCGGGTGTTACGCACTTTTCGAGCCGGCGATGAACCGGAAGATCTTGGAGCGCCGCACGATCGAGAACGATTTGCGCCGCGCTCTCGGCAATCAAGAATTCGTCCTCCACTATCAGCCGCAGGTGCGGCTGCAGGACGATCAACTCATCGGCGCCGAGGCCCTGTTGCGCTGGAACCATCCCGAGCGCGGGCTGATCATGCCGGCCGATTTCATCCCGCTCGCGGAGGAGACGGGGCTGATCGTTCCAATCGGCGAGTGGGTGTTGCGCGAGGCGTGTCGCACGGCAGCAAGCTGGCCGCCGAATGTGAAGATCGCCGTCAACATATCGCCGGCGCAATTCGCGTTGCGACATGGGTTGATGGCTCTGGTGCCGAAGATTCTCGAAGAAACCGGCTTGATGCCGTTCCGCTTGGAATTCGAAATCACAGAAGCATTGCTGCTCCGCGATCTCGACCGCGCCTTCGCGGCACTGCATGAGTTGCGCGCGCTCGGCATCAGGATTTCGCTCGACGATTTCGGCACCGGCTATTCGTCGCTGAGCTATCTGCGTGCCTTCCCGTTCGATCGCATCAAGATCGACCGCTCATTCATTGCGGGACTTGGCGCACGTGACGATAGCAACGCGATCGTGAAGTCGGTTGTCGACCTCGGCCGCAATCTCAACATCCCGACCATCGGCGAAGGCATCGAGACGATCGACCAATACAAATTGTTGCGCGCGTTCGGCTGTCAGGCCGGGCAAGGCAATTTCATCAGCCACCCGCAGCCCGCCGAGAGCGTGTTCGGCGAGTTCACGCTGCGGAAAGACGAGCGGCGCGTCGCTTAA